CCACCTCCCAGACATTTTCCCTATCGCTGTGAGAAAACGTGTCAAATTCATAAAAATTCAAGTAAAAATGAGCCTCAAAACACTTCAGTCTTAAAGCATGACTGGTTTTATCTGAGTTACCTGGGCAtttatagatagatagctttacAGTCTTTATTAGGGTTATTGTCTCAATTattataatgtgtgtttctgtataaaGGAGTATCCAAGTAGTTGCTGGCGGGCAAAACATCGCCAGCGCTAACAACTGTAATGTTTGGGTCGGTACACGAATAAATACGAGGTTATCTCCATAACCAGGGAGTAATCTGGGGGTGTATAGGGTGTACACATAGATGGTAGAAGAATAGCAGCTACCACAGATTTCCCCATAAAATCACAGAATCCCTATTTTAGCAtgttagcgtgttagcatgttagcgtGTTAGCATTACCGCGGAGGCTACAGACTAAGTTATTTCCCTTCCCTTGATCTGTTAAACTAACCATAGCATTTAAGATGGCACACCCTCCACCGTCTCCCCCTCCAGACTGAATGGATATCAGACTTCTGAAGTGACCTCAGGTTAAAATAGAGTCACACTGGGATGTATGATTGTTATTTGAAATAGAAATAAGTGTTGGGTTTCTTGTTGGGCTTGGCGGGTGTCAGTCTACAGCTTTGTTGGTGAAAGAATTCAGCCAACAGGTAATTATAATCCAACCGAAACACATGTTTTCACACGTCTTTGTAGATGTTGCTTCAACAGTCCCCGTGTTTTATCTCTGTCTCACGTGGAGGTCatatgtgtgttgtttgtgtgtgtgtcagaatggATTGTCTTTGCGTTTTCTTGTAAAAAGCTTGCCTTGAATTTCCCcttaatgcaaaataaaagcagattttTGTGAATTCTGACAAAGAAAAGAGCGTTAAATACACCTGCAGATATTCCTTTAATAGAAATAAAGGCAACACTTTATACGACCTGTGTTAATGACAGCTAACAGGAAATGTGAATGGGTTTTTTGTCACTTAGAGTATGCAGTTATATCTATAAAGGTTATCAGAATGCATTATTTGTCGCAGTTTAAGTCGtacaaatgtcattttaagttttcttttatgtgtttttttcagataaCACCAGGATCCTGCAGCCAAGATGGCAGATGAGTAAGTAAcgcacctgtcggccaccatacAGGTCTCATAACATCTGAACAGATGCTGAACATCGACTGAAAGtcctgttttctgtttcctcctGCAGGAAGAGACTGTCTGCCAGGCGTAAGCATACTCTGAAAGTAAGACGTCTGTTTTCTACAAAGGAACGCAGTGTTTTTAgactttaaatattaaaaggttGCATGATGTCGTCCTCCCCAGGGATGCATGCTGCTGGTCGCCACTAATCTGCTGGATGCTGAGTCAAATGTGAAGGTGACGGAGAGAGAGAAGTTCCTGGAGGATAAAGTTCCTCCTCTGGAGCTGCCGTACTCCAAGGACGAGCTGCTGGTGAGACACTAATAAACTAAAGCCTGGAAGGAAATGAAAGTATAAATAACTGGAAAGATTTCAATCAgctgtttttgtgaaatattaagactctttttttctccGAATAAAAATaagtttcaaatcaaaacattgaGTTTTTCCCAAAGAATTTTCCTCCTTCTGCCAATTTTACctagtttaaatatatttcatctatttttctgccaactgttgttgttgttgttgttgttgttgttgttgttgttgttttggggaatattaaaagaaagtgttttgttttaaatatttgaaatgttgttctCCCAACTAACTGATTTTCCTGGCATTAATACTTTGGTATAAATATACTTTTCTAATAATTCCACCgtttttctgaaaatacaaCGACGTTTTGTCGTCACACTACCGCTATTTCCccgtaataaaaatataaatattaaaaatgctttaataGTAATTCCCTTATCTTACACTTCCCACATCTTTGCTTTTGTCGGATAATAAGGTTCCCAGCACACTCTGTCTCTGAagatatcaaataaatgtaatactgGTTCCTTTTCAGGACCTCTGCCAGAAACTCCATGAGCAGATTGACATCAGCGAGGAGGAGAGATACAGCATCGAGTTTAAGCTGAACATGGTGCTGAACGAGGTGAGACACTTCCAGGACATAGTATACCATAATGTGATCACTAGCCCTCTGATAGAAGACTCACCTTCTGTCCTGATTCCTCCCGAAGGTCCGAGACCTCAACATAAAGATTGTGGATCTGAGGGGAAAGTTCAAGAGACCCCGTCTGAAGAAGGTCCGCATGTCCGCCGACGCCATGCTGAAGGCTCTGCTGGGCTCCAAACACACCGTCAACATGGACCTGAGGGCCAACCTGAAGCAGGTCAAGAAGGAGGTCAAAGAGGAGGTGAGCGGCCTCCTGGTCCTTCAGGATTACAAACCAAACCCTCAGGAAGTTCACCTGGCTTTGAAGTTTCTCGTAGTGGCAGAACTTCCGTGTCACGTGATGCAGTTAGGCCAAAGAACACTTCTTCCCACTGACCGACAttggaaagagacgtctgtcTGTCAGCACTTACAGCTCAATCCAGAGCTATTCTCATTCCTTCATTTAGACTAAACTGAGAACCAACGTAATCCAGCAGCTCAAAGAAATGCCAGAATGAATCCGCTTTCTGTCATTTAGATCCATCCTAAAATGCAATGGGTTCTTCCTTGACCCATGCCAAACCCTCTCACCAAATGTCTTGAAAACCTGACATCTGGTTTtccataatcctgctgacaaaccgAAAcggaaaaaaagtgaataagCCGCGTTCCCATAGCCTGGTTAGAAGGGAGTGTGTAAGGCTACCCGAAGCGTAGTTTCATCAGAGGATCAGAAGCTGGGTTTGCTTTACTCATAGTTGATATCCGCCAGTAaacatagaagaagaagaagtggttGCGTCCGGAGAGTCCCATTAGCCGCTTCACCATCGGAGACGAACTGCAGTATTTTTGGACCTTTTTGGAACATTCAAATTACCGTGAAATTGTTTAAATTAGCTTTAATTGGTAACTGGTTCCCATTATTaagtatttgtgttttaatgtctgAACATActgctggttctggttctggatCAAAATCATTTCCCACATTTGGATCAAAgtctatatctatctatcttcaAGAGGAAAACAGAGTGCATTATCCTGTGGCCAACAGCTGAACAGCCATGCAGGTTAAGTGTTTGCTAAGTAGGAAGCATTTCTTTATACCACTCAGTGCATCCACTACTTTCCAGCAAAGCCTAAAACCACCTCAAGCAAATGCATTTAGTTTACTATGCTATCCcttaaaaatgtgcataaaaatatctgaatttAAACGTGTCACCTGCAGACCGTGTTATTCACCTGTGGGAATATCAGCGTTGATTCATTCAACCCAAACACGTTCCTCTGAGTGGGATTCACAGATTAACAAACAGAGTGGAAAAGAGCATCCAGAATCAGAGTTCCTTTATCAGTTACAGCCAAAGTGTCCCAGCAGTAAAAAGgcagcaataataataatagaaataaagacacacaagaACACAACCCTGGGAAATGTTGTGTCCGTGTTCGTCCTCTCCTGTACTTTATATTTTCACTGGTCATTGCTTTGAATAAAGGAAATGTCGTCTGTGTTCACAGGACAAGCAGCTGCGCGATGTCGGGGATTGGCGTAAGAACATTGAAGACAAGTCTGATAGGAAGAAGATGTTCGATAGTTAAATGTGATTGTTGCTTTTCGGGATGGACTGCAGGTCTGATGTGTTTGTCACTGAAGAGTTTTTCTCCAAAATGCTTCATATCTACATTAAAACCCTACGTTATTGTTGACTGCTGTGGAAGGATATATGGTAGAAATGTGAACACCTTGGATAACTAACAAGTAAAGTACTCAAGCTATAGTGTTCGTGGTACAGTAAGTGATGAATGAGAATCACATTCATTAAAGTATTTAATGCATGAGTTTTTTACTGACTTTTGACTAAAATCTGTAATAAATGGGAGGTACATGAGACAGGCCTCAGGTGGTTTCTGGATATTTTGCGTTGGAACCAAACTCTTCAGTGGAATCCAAGCTGCCTTCTGCTTCTGCCTGTATGGACTCTGTACTGTGAGGATTGTCCTGTACGTCCGGATGTGTTAGTACACGAGTGGTAAATCCAACCTGCTGTTGTTCTCTGACGGCTGACTTATGCTCCTGCAGCAAAACCTTGCTAAACCGGCTAGAAACGTACCTTCCTCTGCACAAAAATGAACTGAACTCCAAATGACCTACTTCAGTGTGTAGTTTAATGTGTTGACCGGTactttcaaaaagtatttgattaCTTAAATTCGGTCTCATTCTTGCACCGACTGTGGCAATAGTGCACCTATTCTCGTCAGGTCAAACAGGATAGTAGTTTAACGTTAGCCTATAAGTTAGCTAACGGTCAGTAATGGATCAAATACCACAAGTTGTGTTAGCATGGCAAGCTAACGGTCATTAAAGGATGAAAAACAATCAGAACTTGCAGAAGTATAACTCAGCCCTCGTCTGTACTAAACAACATCATGCCATCTTTTCTAAGCTGTTCCAACAGAAGTGTGATGTACTCTAATCGTGTTGTTGCTGTCACATTAAATACAGAAGCTTCATGTTCATCTTGTTCACGGTCTGGTTGCATTTGTAAACATCACAGGTCCAACCGCTGCAGATCGGTACAGAAACCAGACATTTGGAGACCTGGAGGCAAGAATTCAAACattacacagagagagagagagagagagagagagagagagagagagagagagagagagagagagagagagagagagagagagagagagagagagagagagagagagagagagagagagagagagagagagagagagagagagagagagagagagagagagagagagagagagagagagagagagagagagagagagagagagagagagagagagagagagagagagagagagagagcttgaTTTGGGTTCAGCATGCCAGTATAAATGCCCTTTATTGGGCACCATCTCAGAACACGCTAATACTTTCACTGTTActgactttaaatgtaatgctaCTTTTGTCATGCTAATGTTATGCTAATCCCTAGCTAATGCTCAATccatacaataaaataaatgcataatcAGGGATCTTTTCAGAGGTTTGAATACTAAGAATTAGCGTTCCCTAGCCTGAACAGCAGATATCATAGTTGGTGCTATCACTGTAAAAGAAAAGCTCTTTGACATTCATAGCAGTACAAAACACATCCATTAGAGTCTATTTTAATCCCCTGATAAAGCCTGTGTGTCATCTTCCTTTGAGTAAACTTCTGCATCCAATTCTGAATCCATCAGAACTTGAATTGGTTCAAAGCCAGCTGGAGTATTCAAGGTGAGGTATCAAATCTGGTGCCCTTATTTCTGGATATTACAGTCATAACTGTTTTTAATTCACAATAAAAACTTGACTTTATCTTCTTGTTTCTTGCAGATGAACCGGAGGGACCTGGGGTTTTCTGCAGAGGTAGGTTCATTCAGTTTCCTGCTGCTATCAGATAACATCACATTATGACTTCATGGAGCTCAGGGTGAGGGCTAATTTACTGAGTGATTTATCAACCAGGAGCAAATCTGAAACATAAATGCCAACAATATGACGGTCCTTTCGTTTGATCTTATTCATAAAAACCTTCTTTTTGAGCTCTCTTTACTCACGGCTAAACTGatcatttaatatttcacatcctttattttaatcgtacaaaataaatgagaagaTCCTTCATTATCTAAAATACACTTTATAGCCTTTCCACGTGCACAAGtcaaattatatttacattttatctcTAATTTTATGATCCGTGTGTGAATCCGTACTGTCCTGGTTTTTAttctcactctgctgctgcttcaactCCTGAACCCCCCCACAGGGACTTAATAAAGGTAcgtcttatcttatcttatggaAAGGTCTCTTATTTATCATTAAATCAAGAAGGATAATAACGGCTAGTCGGCTGAGAACACAACCGTGACAAGCAAATATCTGAAGcagaaatgtaatgaagtaaAATCACATAAAAGACGTTCTGTTACTTaaaggggttagggttaggagaaaatgaaatcctaaaatatatatttaattaaataaaatacaacaaaaacatttcaattaaatacCTTAAAATATAGGATGTAGGAAGACAAACCTAAACCAGCTCTAAATATAACCCATATTAAAAGGAGGGTCATGACACACATGCTGGACTCCGTCTGCCTCCCTAACAAAGACAATATAAGGCGGCTCCGGGGTTATGGTTAGGAAACGTAAATTAAATCTTTAACTTCAAATGTGGAATATTCAAATTATACCAAAGAAAAAAGCTAGAGATCTTTCCATGTGTCGTTTACATGATGATATACAAAGAACTGTCCCACAACGGACCCACCTGTAGCACATTCCCCAATCAAATATGACGCATGAATGCATGCTACAGATTCGCCTGTTTCCAGCTACCTGACACCTGTGATGTCAGGTCATTGGATCTTCGTTGATTACATTTCTCATAAGTATAGAGAACCAGAAATAACGACATGTGTTCTGAATCCAAACACTCGAGGGGCTGTAATTCGGCCTTGAGTTTGACTCATCTCTCCAGGGGGTAAACTCTTCTCAACAATGTCTTGTGTTTGGCCTCCTGCTCCCCCTGCTCCCCCTGCTCCTCccgctcctcctgctcctcccgCTCCTCTGGGTTAATGCGGGTTATATTTGGCAGCTGCATCGGATCCTCAGAAGACAGCCGTCTTCTCATTTCCACTCTGAGTGGCCAGATTTAGAAAAGAGAGGACGGAGCAGGAGAGCCATCTGCAGAGCGGAGCGCTGCAGCATCCTGCAGACCGTGTTATTCACCTGT
Above is a genomic segment from Eleginops maclovinus isolate JMC-PN-2008 ecotype Puerto Natales chromosome 2, JC_Emac_rtc_rv5, whole genome shotgun sequence containing:
- the LOC134874741 gene encoding troponin I, fast skeletal muscle-like; translation: MADEKRLSARRKHTLKGCMLLVATNLLDAESNVKVTEREKFLEDKVPPLELPYSKDELLDLCQKLHEQIDISEEERYSIEFKLNMVLNEVRDLNIKIVDLRGKFKRPRLKKVRMSADAMLKALLGSKHTVNMDLRANLKQVKKEVKEEDKQLRDVGDWRKNIEDKSDRKKMFDS